From a single Stomoxys calcitrans chromosome 4, idStoCalc2.1, whole genome shotgun sequence genomic region:
- the LOC131996798 gene encoding uncharacterized protein LOC131996798: MPLKHIKKLKRLSPQERTDFLNSFDLILSDCDGVVWMASGIPIAGAGETVNLLKAYGKEVKFVTNNSLRSDVEYVEKFTKLGVKNVEENDIVYPTKAMAWYLKKIKPAATIYPLIASASKKLLSSYGFNLIPIDIDVNELTFQTFAHYLTKNGPTKVDTVIIDYNLATGYAHIIKALQYLNDPECKLMVGATDSMVPLTSSLSIPGYLDFYEILTKYTSKEPIVMGKPSKHLEDFLKEFYTITNSKRCLFIGDSLKADIGFGKSAGFQTLFVSTGINNEEDVLNAPEMCTPDYYADSFADLKELVLEQGKLESKDALGNGNGIKNL, encoded by the exons ATGCCATTGAAGCATATTAAAAAATTGAAGCGCTTATCACCGCAAGAACGTACCGATTTTCTTAATTCATTCGATTTGATTCTAAGCGATTGCGATGGAGTTGTTTGGATGGCCTCGGGCATTCCCATTGCAGGGGCAGGTGAAACAGTCAATCTACTAAAGGCCTATGGAAAAGAAGTGAAATTTGTAACGAACAACAGTTTGAGATCGGACGTAGAATATGtggaaaaatttacaaaattgggtgtgaaaaatgttgaagag AATGATATCGTATACCCCACCAAGGCTATGGCCTGgtatttgaagaaaatcaaaCCGGCTGCCACTATTTATCCTTTAATAGCATCTGCCAGTAAGAAACTTCTAAGCTCCTATGGATTCAATCTCATTCCCATTGACATAGATGTCAATGAGTTGACCTTCCAGACCTTCGCCCACTACCTAACGAAAAATGGACCCACGAAAGTGGATACAGTTATCATAGACTACAATTTAGCCACTGGGTATGCTCACATTATCAAAGCTTTGCAATATCTAAATGATCCCGAATGTAAACTTATGGTGGGGGCAACGGATTCAATGGTGCCATTAACATCATCTTTAAGTATACCAG GTTATctggatttctatgaaattctcacGAAATATACTTCCAAAGAACCCATTGTAATGGGAAAACCTTCAAAACATTTGgaagattttctaaaagaaTTCTATACTATAACGAATTCCAAACGTTGTCTATTCATTGGTGACTCTTTGAAGGCGGACATTGGTTTTGGAAAGAGTGCCGGATTCCAAACACTTTTTGTTTCTACTGGCATAAATAACGAAGAAGATGTGTTAAATGCTCCAGAAATGTGTACACCAGACTATTATGCCGATAGTTTTGCTGACTTGAAAGAGCTGGTGTTAGAACAAGGAAAGCTGGAATCAAAAGATGCATTAGGCAATGGtaatggtataaaaaatttataa
- the LOC106081521 gene encoding uncharacterized protein LOC106081521, giving the protein MATNNVSKNLKDLTPQEFTEFFNSFDLVLCDCDGVLWMGCGLALPRAVEGVQLLKDKGKLVKFVSNNSMRSDQQYAEKFVQLGMRDYKVAKTMAWYLKNINPEAIVYPLLTPAAIEALLRYGIRVVPKQIDMNALTFSNFTQYMVEHDPPRVDAVIADAWLATSFAHLVKALQYLKDPKCQLILGAMDAMLPVNADLAIPGFLDFYEFLKKYSNKTPITMGKPSKLLEEFVKHCFAITNPQRCLFIGDSLKSDISFGRSAGFQTLFVCSGGIDNEEAMLNTLDDYKPDYYTNSVADFIDLLP; this is encoded by the exons ATGGCAACGAACAACGTCAGTAAAAATCTCAAAGACTTAACACCGCAAGAGTTTACAGAATTTTTCAAttcattcgatttggttttATGCGATTGTGATGGAGTTCTATGGATGGGATGTGGATTGGCATTACCTAGGGCCGTTGAGGGAGTGCAGCTGCTAAAGGATAAAGGCAAACTAGTGAAATTTGTATCGAACAACAGCATGAGATCGGATCAACAGTATGCGGAAAAATTTGTTCAGCTGGGTATGAGGGATTACAAAGTG GCCAAAACAATGGCCTGGTATTTGAAAAATATCAACCCTGAAGCCATTGTTTATCCACTGTTAACCCCAGCAGCCATAGAAGCTTTGCTCAGATACGGCATCAGAGTGGTACCCAAACAAATCGACATGAATGCTTTGACTTTTAGCAACTTCACCCAGTATATGGTGGAACACGACCCACCTAGAGTAGATGCTGTTATAGCTGATGCCTGGCTGGCTACAAGTTTTGCGCATCTTGTCAAAGCCTTGCAATACCTCAAAGACCCCAAATGTCAACTAATATTAGGAGCTATGGATGCTATGCTGCCAGTGAATGCGGATCTCGCTATACCAG gctttttggatttttatgaatttcttaaaaaatattctaaTAAAACTCCCATAACAATGGGAAAACCATCAAAACTTTTGGAAGAATTTGTCAAACATTGTTTTGCCATAACAAATCCTCAGCGTTGCCTATTTATTGGTGATTCCCTAAAATCAGATATCAGCTTTGGAAGATCTGCTGGTTTCCAGACATTATTTGTGTGTAGCGGCGGTATTGACAACGAAGAGGCCATGCTAAATACCTTAGACGATTATAAACCGGATTACTATACCAACAGCGTTGCTGATTTCATTGATTTATTACCATGA